One genomic window of Puniceicoccaceae bacterium includes the following:
- a CDS encoding efflux RND transporter periplasmic adaptor subunit, giving the protein MNNVLKNFKTTTYTRNGLCAILSLCLVAAIWSQDDHAGHDHSEEAGHGAFHEEHATHDDHAHTEKNERDHVDHGDAEARHAHAGHDDHAEHGVNEKGIVSIPESVQREFGITLSVAGPGVLHEEVILPGEIEFNRERLAYVNPQYDGTVTAIEVRLADQVRKGQILALLESTETLRPFDVKAPFDGTIVSYDISPGESVEAGTPLFTVADLSSVWADLRIYQRDLNKVRRGQRVVIVNGHDGPQFTGTITYIAPMIDEHTRTGLARAIVDNAGGQWRPGQFVKGNVSIEEHEAEIVIPRSALLSHEGEPVVFVQTDEGFELRPVRLGHSDAVSVELESGLEVGETYVTQNAISLKAELNKGSFGGHAGHVH; this is encoded by the coding sequence ATGAATAATGTTCTAAAGAACTTTAAAACAACAACTTATACGCGAAACGGATTGTGCGCAATTCTCTCGCTTTGCCTGGTTGCCGCGATCTGGAGCCAGGACGATCATGCCGGGCATGACCATTCCGAAGAAGCGGGGCATGGAGCGTTCCACGAGGAGCACGCAACCCATGATGACCACGCCCACACCGAAAAAAATGAGCGAGATCATGTGGATCATGGGGACGCTGAAGCGCGTCATGCTCATGCCGGCCACGACGATCATGCAGAGCATGGTGTGAATGAGAAGGGCATCGTCTCAATCCCGGAAAGCGTACAACGTGAATTTGGCATCACGCTCTCTGTGGCGGGTCCTGGCGTCCTGCACGAAGAGGTCATCCTTCCCGGCGAAATCGAGTTCAACCGGGAGCGACTAGCCTACGTAAACCCGCAGTACGACGGAACTGTAACCGCCATTGAGGTTCGACTTGCGGATCAAGTCAGGAAGGGACAAATCCTGGCGCTCCTGGAAAGCACCGAAACACTTCGTCCTTTTGACGTAAAAGCTCCTTTCGATGGAACGATTGTGAGCTACGACATTTCGCCAGGCGAAAGCGTCGAAGCAGGAACCCCGCTCTTCACGGTTGCCGACTTGTCGAGTGTATGGGCGGATTTGCGTATTTATCAGCGCGACTTGAATAAAGTGCGCAGAGGCCAGCGGGTGGTCATCGTCAATGGACACGATGGGCCGCAATTCACTGGAACGATCACTTATATTGCTCCGATGATCGACGAACATACGCGCACGGGCCTTGCGCGTGCCATTGTGGACAACGCAGGCGGTCAATGGCGTCCAGGACAGTTTGTGAAAGGCAACGTTTCCATTGAGGAGCACGAAGCGGAAATAGTGATCCCGCGGAGCGCCCTGCTATCTCACGAAGGAGAACCCGTCGTTTTTGTGCAAACGGACGAGGGATTTGAGCTGCGTCCTGTTCGCCTTGGCCACAGTGATGCCGTATCCGTCGAACTCGAAAGTGGACTCG